One genomic window of Benincasa hispida cultivar B227 unplaced genomic scaffold, ASM972705v1 Contig193, whole genome shotgun sequence includes the following:
- the LOC120069065 gene encoding uncharacterized protein LOC120069065, producing the protein MEKNTNTNANANANTNTVSETSPDQHHDGERTPITATSPLPPARNDNVNNPTPTVVIELSSSIVVAAPESATTGDSRRRQIVDATLLDVETSSHEYIGGSSNIEQGKKRGKGDGEEQQQQVRVAKKKGELTEVPKGEPKCATCNKVFKSWKALFGHLRSHPERTYRGALPPPTAAELDIHQQLASTLLTVAQQVAASRRGLDIDLNQPSTADDGDLPEKTGGVGFDLNIKPPSDSDDEK; encoded by the coding sequence ATGGAGAAGAACACCAACACCAATGCCAATGCCAATGCCAATACGAATACGGTTTCGGAGACTTCTCCCGACCAACACCATGACGGAGAAAGGACTCCGATAACGGCAACTTCTCCACTACCACCTGCTCGCAACGATAACGTTAATAACCCAACTCCCACCGTCGTCATCGAACTCTCGTCCTCCATAGTAGTGGCCGCCCCAGAAAGTGCTACAACAGGCGACTCCAGACGACGCCAGATTGTAGATGCCACCCTGCTTGACGTTGAAACGTCGTCACATGAGTACATCGGAGGTAGTTCCAACATCGAGCAGGGGAAAAAGCGAGGGAAAGGAGATGGGGAAGAGCAGCAGCAGCAGGTGCGAGTTGCAAAGAAAAAGGGAGAGCTAACGGAGGTTCCAAAAGGTGAGCCAAAATGTGCGACTTGTAACAAAGTTTTCAAATCGTGGAAAGCACTTTTTGGACACTTGAGGTCTCACCCAGAACGAACCTACCGTGGGGCTCTTCCACCGCCAACCGCTGCGGAACTCGACATTCACCAGCAGCTCGCTTCCACTTTGCTCACAGTGGCTCAACAAGTGGCAGCTTCCAGAAGAGGGCTGGATATTGATCTCAACCAACCCTCCACGGCTGACGATGGTGACTTGCCAGAGAAGACCGGCGGTGTCGGGTTCGATTTGAACATCAAGCCGCCGTCGGATAGTGACGACGAGAAGTGA